One genomic region from Prionailurus bengalensis isolate Pbe53 chromosome C1, Fcat_Pben_1.1_paternal_pri, whole genome shotgun sequence encodes:
- the SRSF11 gene encoding serine/arginine-rich splicing factor 11 isoform X5, whose amino-acid sequence MSTVDPKLNHVAAGLVSPSLKSDTSSKEIEEAMKRVREAQSLISAAIEPDKKEEKRRHSRSRSRSRRRRTPSSSRHRRSRSRSRRRSHSKSRSRRRSKSPRRRRSHSRERGRRSRSTSKTREKKKEDKEKKRSKTPPKSYSTARRSRSASSLHICVSRERRRRRSRSGTRSPKKPRSPKRKLSRSPSPRRHKKEKKKDKDKERSRDERERSTSKKKKSKDKEKDRERKSESDKDVKQVTRDYDEEEQGYDSEKEKKEEKKPTEPSSPKTKECSVEKGTGDSLRESKVNGDDHHEEDMDMSD is encoded by the exons ATGAGTACTGTTGATCCCAA GTTGAATCATGTAGCTGCTGGTCTTGTTTCACCAAGTCTGAAATCAGATACCTCTAGTAAAGAAATAGAGGAAGCCATGAAGAGAGTACGAGAAGCACAGTCCCTAATATCTGCTGCTATAGAACCAG ataagaaagaagaaaaacgaAGGCACTCAAGATCAAGATCGCGTTCTAGAAGGAGGAGGACTCCCTCATCTTCTAGGCACAG GCGATCAAGAAGCAGATCAAGAAGGAGATCACATTCTAAGTCAAGAAGTAGGCGACGATCCAAAAGTCCAAGACGGAGAAGATCTCATtccagagagagaggtagaaggTCAAGGAGCACATCAAAAACCAG agaaaaaaagaaagaagataaagaaaagaaacgtTCCAAAACACCACCAAAAAGTTATAGCACAGCCAGACGTTCCAGAAGTGCAAGCAG tttgcaCATTTGTGTTTCTAGAGAGAGACGACGACGACGAAGTAGGAGTGGCACAAGGTCTCCTAAAAAGCCTAGGTCACCTAAAAGAAAATTGTCTCGCTCACCATCCCCTAGGAG acataaaaaggagaagaagaaagataaagacaaagaaagaagcagagatgaaAGAGAACGTTCAAcaagcaagaagaagaaaagtaaagataaggaaaaggatcgggaaagaaaatcagagagtGATAAAGATGTGAAA CAGGTTACACGGGATTACGATGAAGAGGAACAAGGGTATGACAgcgagaaagagaaaaaagaggagaagaagcCAACAGAACCAAGTTCCCCTAAAACAAAAGAATGTTCTGTGGAAAAGGGAACTGGTGATTCACTAAGAGAATCCAAAGTGAATGGGGATGATCATCATGAAGAAGACATGGATATGAGTGACTGA